DNA sequence from the Paenibacillus azoreducens genome:
GTTCATGCAGTACCTCCTTAGACCTTATTTGTACCCTACTTATGAGCTTCGACCATTTGTGTATCCTTTAATTATATGGGATTCGGAAAGTCACGGCAATGCGCTTCTGTGTCAGAGTAATTTCTGACAACAAACCGTCTCGATATCTGAAACAGCGATGATTTAAAAATAGATTCTACAAAATTCGTCATAGTATTCAAAAATATACCTAAAGGACCGATATACATAACAGGATTTAGGACTAAAGTTCTTAACTAGGAAAAAAGAGATGGTTTTAAAGGGTATTTATACCCTGGTTCTTAATTCGTCTGTGAATTTTTGGTGATTTCTTAAAAGGTTTACCGTATAATTGGTTCAAAGCGAATTGGGACTTTTGGAGCGTGTCCTGCAATCAACGATGGAAGGGGTGTATAACAGAAATGAAAGCGGAAATTATCAATCCTTTTCTGGAATCCGCGCGGAGTGTTATCGAGCAGGTGATCCAGGTATCTCCATCGACGGGGAACCTTGGAGTCAAAACGGTAGAATTGATTCAGAATCATATTTGGATACATATCGGAATGACCGGACAGTTGAACGGAGATATCGTATTTGGCATTCATGAGCATGTGGCGCTGCGGATGGTATCGATCATGATGGGAGGATATGTGCTGACGGAAATGGATGAGATGGGACAAAGCGCCATTTCTGAACTTGGCAATATGATCAGCGGCAACGCAAGCACCATGCTGTCCAATCAGGGAGTTAATGTGGACATTACTCCTCCTAAAGTTGTCAAAAGCGAGCAGGTTACATCGTTTTTTCCGCAGAAGGCGCTCAGTATCCCACTCTTAATGGACGGGATCGGAGAGCTGGATATTCAGGTCATGATATCTTAAGCAAAACGGGATTTCCTCGAAATTATGTATTTTAGTGCGTGTTCAAAAAGGCCGGTTTTCAGCACCGAGAAGGTTGAAAGAAGATAGGGACTGAGGAGCGGAGCGTACGAGGGGTACGTGAGTACCGGAAGGCCCGGCTGAATTCAAGGTTCGATGCCGAGTGGCTTCCTGTTTTACTTCGTGTTAGATATAGAATTTATTCGTTATCAGCGGAGCTGATGAAATTCTATATCGCAAGAAAACCTACCTTTGGGCCGCGGTCGCTCATCCTTGCATAGGCTTCGATCAGGTTTTCTTTAGATAGCAAAAAGTATAAACATCTAAGGAATCCGCATCCTGATATCGCAAGAAAAACTACCGCTAAAGGTGGTCTGTCTGCTGTGAAGGTACGTCAATAGACGTTTTTCTTATCAAAAGCGGACTTTTTGAACAACCTCTTCGAATAGCATACAATAAGGGTATTATTGCGTGCAGCCAGGCAGGCTAACGCATCCTTAGGGGGAAACCGAAATCATGTTGAAGGATAAAGTTGTTGTCATTACGGGAGCGTCAAGCGGAATCGGATTGTTAACTGCACGGTTGCTGAGCGAAGAGGGAGCCGTGCCGATTCTGGCTGCCCGTTCGCGGCAAAAGCTGGCCGAAGCCTCAAGCGGCATCGCCGGAAAGCATGAAATCAAAGTGCTGGATGTAACCCGGGAAGACCAGGTCAAGCAAATGATCAATGAGATCATTGCAGATCATGGACAAATCGACATCCTGCTCAATAATGCCGGTTACGGTCAATTTGAAAGCATCGTAGACATGCCGTCCGAGGAGTTCGGGCGGATGATGGACGTGAATTATATGGGGATCGTACGATGTACCAAGGCAGTGCTTCCCCATATGCTTGGCCGCGGGAGCGGACGGATCGTGAACGTCGCTTCCATGGCTGGCAAGATCGGTACGGCCAAATCAACAGCCTACACAGCAACCAAACATGCGGTGCTCGGTTTTAGCAATGCCTTGCGGCAGGAGCTGCGCGGGACGGGAGTTACGGTGTCTACAGTTAATCCTGGACCGATTGATACGCCCTTTTTTGAACTTGCGGATCCTGCAGGCGGCTATACAAGCAATGTGAAATGGCTGATGATGAAGCCGGAATATGTGGCGCGTAAAATAGTGCGCTTCATGGATTCGGGCAAGGAAGAGCTGAACCTCCCGCTTAAGGCTGCCGCTGCCATGCGTTTTTATCAGCTGTGCCCGCGTTTGGCGGACAGACTCACCTACCGGATGATGAATAAAAAATGACGGAACCGGCTCGAAGCAAGCCGGCTTTTTTCATGTTAAAGAAATTATATGTTCTTTGGGGTCCCCGCAAAGTATTTGGAGTAAGTATCGATGCATAGGCTCCACTCAGTACTTTTGCTTCGCAAAAGCGCCCTTCAGGCGTCGGACTTCTTTCCGATACACTTTGTGGGGTTATTTTGCATGGAATCAAGTTTAATTTACCTGGCAGGAGGAATAACATTTTGGTGCCTGGGCGCTTTTATCATATAATGGTTAGGAATGACTTATTACAAAGGATGGAATTTAATGAAAGCAACTTTATTTACAGCGCTTGGCATCGAACAGAATTTAGCCGATCGCCTGTCAGAATACGGAATAACGGAGCCGACTCCGGTGCAAACAGAGACCATTCCTGCCATTCTAAACGGAGCGGACGTGCTCGCCCGCTCGCAGACGGGAACAGGTAAAACGCTCGCCTATCTGCTGCCTGTTCTGCAGGGCATCGACGCCGAGCTCAAATCGGCGCAAAAACTTATCATAGCTCCGACGCAGGAGCTGGCCATGCAAATTGTCAGGGAGGGCGAGAAATACGGGCAACCCCGCGGCATTCATGTGCTTGGGCTGATCGGAGGCGCTGCGCTGAAACGGCAGGTAGACAAGCTGAAGCTGCATCCACAGCTCATCGTCGGCACCCCGGGCAGAGTCCGGGAACTGATCGAGATGCGCAAACTCAAAATGCATCACGTGAATGCGATTGTCGTGGATGAGGTGGATCAAGTGTTCCAACTGGGCGGGGCCGGCGATGTGGACCGGATTCTCCGCAGCGCCCTCCGGGACCGACAGTTGGTATTTCTGTCGGCAACCGTAAGCAGGGAAACGGCTGCGCTTGTCAAACGCGAAATGAAGAATCCGCTGGAAATCGGCATTGACCCTGACCAATCCACCGCAAAAGGACTTGAGCATTATTATTTTGCCGGTGATGAGCGGGATAAAATGGAAAATTTGCGCCGGGTGATACGCCATTACAATCCGAAGAAAACGATGGTTTTCGTCAATCAGACGGAAACGATTGCGGAAGTGCAGGCTAAATTGAACTATATGGGCCTGTCAGCCGAAGCTTTGTACGCGGATGCGGATAAGCTGGCCAGAAGCCGGGTACTATCAGGCTTCCGCAGCGGCAAGTTTAAGGTACTGGTTGCCAGCGATGTCGCAGCCCGCGGCCTGGATATCGAAGGCTTGGAAATGGTCGTAAACTACGACCCTCCGATGGATTCGGAGCATTATGTGCACCGTGCCGGGCGTACGGGACGGATGGGAAGAAGCGGGTTAGTGCTATCCCTGGTTACGTACAAGCAAATTTTTATTATGAACAAGTTTGCCAAAGAGCTTGGTATCACACTGGAGGAGCGAAAGTTATACGCCGGCAAGGTGTTGGAGCCCAAAGCGGCTGCTTCGATCCGGTCGCAACCGGTTCGCAGGAAGTCTCCGGACAAAACGGGAAATGCCCATGTATCGCAGGAAAGCGTTAAGCAGGGTTCGTCCAAGGGCCGGCCGGTCAAGGAAGAAACCCGTAAAACTTCGGGTCCTGCCAAAAAGCAAGGTGAGCCTTTCCGCGGCGGAAAATCTTCGGAGCGGGAGAACCGCAGCGAACGGGAGCGGGAACGGAAAAACAAGGGGGCTCCCAAATGGCTGAAAGACAAGAAACGTCCCTAAGGGGCGGATCGGGTATTTCATGGAGGTGAGGCAATGAACGGCAATACAGTGCTGGATATCCAAGGTTTGAGCGGCGGTTACAGCTTAAACCGTCCTGTGCTGCATGATATTTCCTTTCAGGTCAATCCAGGCGAAATGATCGGGCTGATCGGCTTGAATGGCGCAGGCAAAAGTACAACCATGAAGCATATTCTCGGACTTATGAATCCCCATAAGGGGGAAATCCGGGTACAGGGAAAGAAGCGGGAGGAAGACGCTGAAACCTATCACGGTTCATTGGCTTTTGTTCCGGAATCTCCGCTTTTATATGATGAAATGACCGTACGCGAGCATCTGGAATTCACGGCGAGGGCTTACAATGTAAAACGCGAGGAATATGAAGCGCGTGCGGACCGGCTTGCAGGAATCTTTCGGATGCGGGACAAAATGGACAGCTTGTCAACGCATCTGTCCAAAGGGATGCGGCAGAAGGTTATGATCATGTGCGCTTTTGTGGCCCGCCCTTCTTTATATATTATCGACGAGCCGTTTCTCGGCTTGGATCCGCTTGGCATCCGGTCTTTGCTGGATTTTATGGTTGAGCTGAAGGAAGGCGGTTCTTCGATTCTGCTGAGCTCGCATATCCTTTCGACCATCGAAAATTACTGCGACCGGTTTATCTTGCTGCATCAGGGAAGGGTCATTGCCAGTGGAACGCTGCAGGAGATAGCCGCGCAAGCGGGAACTAACGGGGCAGGACTGGAAGATATGTTCTATACCCTTGTGCAAGGCAGGGATTGACGATGGATTTGGCTAGTTTAAGATCCGAACGCCGCAGCCGTTTCTGGGGAAAAGAAGTGCTGCCGTATGTCGGTTATGTCATGCAAAGCGGTGTTGCGGTACTGCTTTTGTTCGCGATTATTGCTTTTTCGGCATGGTACACATCCCTGGTTCAGCATATCCCGGCCGGTTTTCCGATCCGCTGGATTATGCTTGTATTGTTCGTGCCGCTGACGGTCAGCAGCAGTTTCAGGACCTATCTTCAGCCGGCGGACGTCGTTTTTTTGCTCCCGCAGGAATCGCGGATGCGAAAGTATTTCCAGGCAAGCTGGATTAGCGGCGTCATTTACAAGCTGCTAGGTCTGGCTCTCGTTTTTCTAATTTCTTGGCCGCTTTATATCCGGAGCGAAGCTGATCCGAAGCCATTCTCGCTGTTTTTGCTGGTTCTAATTGCGCTGAAACTGCTTGCCAGCTACGGCTGCTGGAAAGAACTGCGGATGGTATCGCGAAAAGGGGCGACGGCATCCCGGCTGCTTCGTTATGTAATTATTGCGCTTTCTATAGCCGCTTGGCTGTGGCAGCCTGCAGGCAGAAGCTTAATTTTCATTTTGCTGATTGCAGCAACCTATGCCGCGGCTTTGCGTTTCCCGGCCAAACATCTGGTGGCATGGGAGAGATTGATCGCCCAAGAAAAGACGCACATCGGACGCATACTGATGGTGCTGGGCTGGTTCGTGAACGTCCCGAGCCGGCAGCAGCGAATTCACTCTAGAAAATGGCTTTTCTGGGCTGGCAACCGCATTTCCTGGAAGCCTGAAACGGCCTACCGCTATCTCTTGATGAAAAGCTTTATTCGCAGCGATATTCTCGGTATCGTGATCCGGGCGGGCATTCTGGCTGTGTTTCTGGTCTGGTGGATGCGGAGCGGCATGGTTGGCAGCGGCATTTATTTGTTTTTTGTGTTTTTGGCAGGGGTGCAGTTATCCACGCTGCTGCGCTATCACAGCGAATCTTTTTGGCTGCATGTATATCCGATTCCCCCTGGCAGCCGCCGGTCGAACGCGATCAGCCTGGCTTTTCAAATCCAGCTGGTATTTGCGGGGCTGACCTGGCTACCGCTTCTTGGGGGCGGGCCGGATCGTTTGGGCGCCGCTTTGATGACGCTGATTAGCGGCGTGATCATATGCCTGCTGTTCCGTTATTTTGCTGGAAGGAAAAAGAAGGCCCACGATGACGACGATGAATAGAAGCATTCGCGCTTTTTTGCTTGCAGGAATCTCACAAGGAACCGGCTTTCCTTGGCCTCAAGCGATGGCAGGATGGCTAGGTTATGGGTTGGCGGATGCGCAAAGAATATGAAAAAGCAGAGGTTCGGGTTTCATCCCGAACCTCTGCTTTTTTGCTTGGGCTGGATTGTTCTTGAAATTGGCGGTATTAAAGCCAGAAAGAACGAGTGATGATAACGAGGAGGATAAAGAGAACAAGGATTGCTCCAGTGTTATGAAATAATCCATGGCAGCCATATCCGTATCCGTATGCGCCTCTTACTTCTTCGCTCATTGTTCATTCCCCTTTGCAAATGGATTGTTTTTGGATTACACCGTATCATATGTCTCGGGGGAACTCAGTGCTTGGGCAATCACCCGTTCGCTACAAACAAATTCTTTAGCCGCTCTGCTGAGAATTTGTACATAAGATTTATGGGGTTTGGATAACGCAGATCGGCAGCTGTACCTAATGGATCGTTGCTTCGGCTGACTGCTATTTGTTCTGCAAATCCATGATTCCTTGGTACACCAGATCAAAGAGATCTTCCAGGTAATCTTCTTCGATACAGGAGAAGGCAATGCGCAAATCATGCTCGCCAAGGGCGATCGTTCCGACTCCATATTGATGCAGGATATGCGTGCGCAGCTCTTCGGCGGATACGGTTTTCAGCTTCAAGCACATGAAATATCCGGAGTTGAACGGGTAGTATTCCCATACGCCGTTGTATTTTCCGCTGTCCAGCAGCGATTTGACCTTGTTGGCCCGACCCTTCATAATCTGGAATTTTTCTTCCTTCTGCGTATGGAAATCCGGGGATTTCAGCACGTCAAGCACGAAGGTTTGGGAAGGATGGGCGCCGCTGGAAATCGTGGCTCGAATGATGCCAAGCGTTTTTTGTTCGAGCGCGTGCAGCACTTCTTTGCTGTCGGAAGCATAGGTGATAAAACCTACGCGGAAGCCCCATACGAATTCTTCTTTGGTCGCGCCGTCGACCTTGACGGCAAGCACGCGTGGATGCAGATCCGCCAGTTTGCCGAAAAGGGACTCTTTCAGGGAATCTTCGAAAAACAGTCCGAAATAGGCGTCATCCGTTACCGCTACCACGTTGATGCCGGCTTCGGCAGCTTCCTTGATGGCAGCGACGATTTCATTGCCCTCTTTAAGCCCAGGCGTGTAGCCGGTTGGATTGTTAGGGAAGTTGAGGATGACAACAGCTTTGCCTTTGTCCTTTTGAGCAAGCAGCGCGTCGCGCAGTCCTTGGCTGTTAAACGTCATTTCTTCGGTGAAAAGCGGGTAGTTTATGATCTGCGCATGACGGCGGATTCCGAAAGTAAGCTCATAGTTTTCCCAGTTTTTGTCGGGGTAAATGACGGCGTCCCCTTCATTGACGAACAGGTCGGCAACCACGCTCAGTCCGTGCGTAAGCGCGTTGGTTACGATCGGATTACTAAGAGACTTTTCGCGCAGGGACGGGTTCTCTTCGCGCATTTTGGCGAGCCATGCCGTCCGGAGCTCCGGTTTGCCGGCAGGAGGTGCATAAGGATAGAGATCTTTCGGCTGAAAAGCGGAGAGCTTGCTTTGGATCGCATCCAAATGCATCGGAATGCCGCCTTCGGTTGCGATGCCGATCGTGGCATTGTATTTCTTGGCATGCCCCGAGGCTTCGGCAGATTGGCTCAATATGCCTTCCTTCGGAAAATAAATTTCCTTGCCCAGCGTAGACAGCATGTCATATACATGCGGGTTGCCGGCTTTTACCCCTTCATTCAGTTGTTCTGCCAATGAATTCAACATTTCTTCCATCCTTCCAAATCGGTTGTAATGTCAGGAATTTCCGTACAATTCCCGTAAGAAGTTTTCCGTTTTAGCTGCCTTACATTATATCATTTGCAGCCGTAACCGTCACGAAAAAGGGATGGTATTTAAAATAAAATGGCAGTTTAACCTTTGCTTTCCGCAGACCTTTTTTTGCTGTCCGTTTACTCTTTGGAATTGGCGCCCGGGCACTTCTCGCGAATGAGGCGTGCTGTTTCCGGGTCGCGCTCCGAACCCCGCTTTTCAAGACCGCAGAGGACCTGCTCCCGATTGTCATCAGTCAGGTTTTGTCCGAATTTGAATTTCGCGCTCATCCGGTCCGGGATGATCTTAACTACGGCTACATTGCGCAGTCTGGCGGCATACGTCGGGTTGGCAATATCGATCGGATCATATCCCCCTTCGGGCTGCAGTTTTTTCATCAGCAGGGTGAACACCCCGGCTTTTTCCGCAAGATCCTGCACGATCACGGCCCGTCCGCTTGCAGTTACGCTTTTAAAGTAGGTTGTGGCCGGGCAGGCCAGATGCGGATCCGTAAAATAAGAGGGTATAACCGCAAATTCATCGGCGACACTGAAGCTGACACGGGGATTTGCTTTTAAATGCTCCATCTTCTCTCCAACCCGGCTGCCATGGAAATAAAAAACCCCCTGGTCGTAAACGTAATTCAAGGGTGTAACCCGCGGGTATCCGTCTTCCCCGACGGTACCGAGAAAACCGAAGCTCATGCCGGATAAAAATTGCTCGATTTCCCGTTCTTCGTTGATGCTGAATTCCTTTCTCCTCATGATGTTTCTCCCCCAGTTTGGTTGATCTGTTTGCTTAACAGCATAATGGAGACATTGACAAGGAAAAAGATCCAATTTAGATTTAAATTTATAGTCCAATTTACTCCGGCTGCTTATGGATTTGAATTTGCAAGTTCATAAATGATAACCGGATGTAAGTCGAATGGGTCAAGGAAGGGGGCAAAAGCGCATGGAACTGACGCTCCACATGAAGGCTTATCTCGATAAATATCGTTTCAAATATCTGGCTTTGTATCACGCCCTCAGAGAGGCCATTCAGGACGGGCGTTTACCGGGGGGGATGAAGCTGCCTTCGACCCGGGAGTTGGCGGAGCTGTACGGATTGTCGAGAGGCGCCGTGGCTCAAAGCTATGACATGCTAATGGCGGAGGGGTATGTGCGTGCGGAGACAGGCCGGGGAACCTTTGTTGCCGATGCGGGCTATTCCCCCCGCGATGTGGTGAAAATAAAGGATACACCGGTGAAGCTTTCGCGTTGGGGCGAGAGGCTGCTGCTTCTGCCGGAGGGTCCCGCAGAGATGGCGGAACTTGCGGATATCAGCTTTATCAATCGGCCGCTCGATATGAGCCGATTTCCATATGAGGAATGGAGAAGCGCCCTCTCTTATGCCGGCGGGCGCAAGGGAGCCTGCCTACAGCATAAAGCGCCGCCGGAAGGAGATAGACAGCTGCGCGAGGCTATCGCTTCCCATTTGCGTGTGACGCGCGGGATTATGGCCCGGCCGGAGCATGTCGTATTGTTCAGCGGATCCATGCAGGGCATCGTGCTGCTGTTTCAGCTGCTGATGAACGAAGGAGAGGCGGCGGTTGTGGAAAATCCGGGATTTCACGGAATACGCATGGCGGTTGCGGCATACGGCGGCACAATCATACCGGCGGCGGTCGACGGGCAGGGAGTCAAGCCGCAGGATTGGGATGCGGGCATCTTGTTTGTAACGCCCAGCCGCCAATATCCTACGGGAGCGGTGCTCAGCCTGGAGCGGCGGCGGCAGCTTCTTGACTGGGCACAGCGGCATGACGCCGTCATTATAGAGGATGATTACGATAGCGAATTTCGTTTTGGCGGCAGACCGATCGAGCCGCTCAAGGCGCTCGATGCCCGGGAGCGGGTCATCTACATCGGTTCTTTCTCCCAAACGATGTTTGCGAGTTTAAGGTTGGGTTACGCGGTGCTGCCGGAAGGCCTGACGGCTGCTGTGGTACGGGCCAAATCGCTGTATGATCCGATGTCGCCGGGATTGCTTGAACAGCGGGCGCTTGCCCGGTTCATGACAAAAGGGAGCTATATGCGGCATTTGCGCCGATTAACCCGTCTTTACGGTGCGAGGCATCGCCATTTATGTGCGCGGATGCAGGAATTTGCCTGCGACCTGTTCGAATTGATGCCCAGTGATGCCGGGCTGCATGTTTATGCGAGCTGGCGCAAATCTCCAGCCGAATACGAGGCTTTTGCAGAAGCTGCGAAACGGAGAGGCGTCTATTTCCGGAACGCCGGGGTTTACTGGCTCGATGAAGGGCCGCCGGCAGCCTGCTTCAGCTTTGCCCATTTGACGGAGGAACAGATCGATAGGGGCGTGGCCGGACTCGCGTCTGCATGGCAGGATGTGCAAAATTTCTTTTGAAAGAGTATGATGGAGATTGAATGTGGTTTAATGCATCAGACTTCAACCGCATTTAATCGAATGGAATGAGTTTATATAAAGGGGGAATGACGACATGCTGCATGCGTCGCCGTCTTCTTTTCACATAACGCCCTATCTTGCGAAAATCGTATGCGAGCCGGGGTGGAAATGGCAGAAACGCGAAAAGGCGCTGGAAAACTATGATTTATTTTATGTATGGAGCGGCGAAGGGACGGTCATCCGCAACGATGAGTCGTTTGAGGTTGGCAAGGGCAGCTGCTTC
Encoded proteins:
- a CDS encoding chemotaxis protein CheX, with the protein product MKAEIINPFLESARSVIEQVIQVSPSTGNLGVKTVELIQNHIWIHIGMTGQLNGDIVFGIHEHVALRMVSIMMGGYVLTEMDEMGQSAISELGNMISGNASTMLSNQGVNVDITPPKVVKSEQVTSFFPQKALSIPLLMDGIGELDIQVMIS
- a CDS encoding SDR family NAD(P)-dependent oxidoreductase, with the translated sequence MLKDKVVVITGASSGIGLLTARLLSEEGAVPILAARSRQKLAEASSGIAGKHEIKVLDVTREDQVKQMINEIIADHGQIDILLNNAGYGQFESIVDMPSEEFGRMMDVNYMGIVRCTKAVLPHMLGRGSGRIVNVASMAGKIGTAKSTAYTATKHAVLGFSNALRQELRGTGVTVSTVNPGPIDTPFFELADPAGGYTSNVKWLMMKPEYVARKIVRFMDSGKEELNLPLKAAAAMRFYQLCPRLADRLTYRMMNKK
- a CDS encoding DEAD/DEAH box helicase gives rise to the protein MKATLFTALGIEQNLADRLSEYGITEPTPVQTETIPAILNGADVLARSQTGTGKTLAYLLPVLQGIDAELKSAQKLIIAPTQELAMQIVREGEKYGQPRGIHVLGLIGGAALKRQVDKLKLHPQLIVGTPGRVRELIEMRKLKMHHVNAIVVDEVDQVFQLGGAGDVDRILRSALRDRQLVFLSATVSRETAALVKREMKNPLEIGIDPDQSTAKGLEHYYFAGDERDKMENLRRVIRHYNPKKTMVFVNQTETIAEVQAKLNYMGLSAEALYADADKLARSRVLSGFRSGKFKVLVASDVAARGLDIEGLEMVVNYDPPMDSEHYVHRAGRTGRMGRSGLVLSLVTYKQIFIMNKFAKELGITLEERKLYAGKVLEPKAAASIRSQPVRRKSPDKTGNAHVSQESVKQGSSKGRPVKEETRKTSGPAKKQGEPFRGGKSSERENRSERERERKNKGAPKWLKDKKRP
- a CDS encoding ABC transporter ATP-binding protein — its product is MNGNTVLDIQGLSGGYSLNRPVLHDISFQVNPGEMIGLIGLNGAGKSTTMKHILGLMNPHKGEIRVQGKKREEDAETYHGSLAFVPESPLLYDEMTVREHLEFTARAYNVKREEYEARADRLAGIFRMRDKMDSLSTHLSKGMRQKVMIMCAFVARPSLYIIDEPFLGLDPLGIRSLLDFMVELKEGGSSILLSSHILSTIENYCDRFILLHQGRVIASGTLQEIAAQAGTNGAGLEDMFYTLVQGRD
- a CDS encoding ABC transporter permease; the encoded protein is MDLASLRSERRSRFWGKEVLPYVGYVMQSGVAVLLLFAIIAFSAWYTSLVQHIPAGFPIRWIMLVLFVPLTVSSSFRTYLQPADVVFLLPQESRMRKYFQASWISGVIYKLLGLALVFLISWPLYIRSEADPKPFSLFLLVLIALKLLASYGCWKELRMVSRKGATASRLLRYVIIALSIAAWLWQPAGRSLIFILLIAATYAAALRFPAKHLVAWERLIAQEKTHIGRILMVLGWFVNVPSRQQRIHSRKWLFWAGNRISWKPETAYRYLLMKSFIRSDILGIVIRAGILAVFLVWWMRSGMVGSGIYLFFVFLAGVQLSTLLRYHSESFWLHVYPIPPGSRRSNAISLAFQIQLVFAGLTWLPLLGGGPDRLGAALMTLISGVIICLLFRYFAGRKKKAHDDDDE
- a CDS encoding YjcZ family sporulation protein encodes the protein MSEEVRGAYGYGYGCHGLFHNTGAILVLFILLVIITRSFWL
- a CDS encoding aminotransferase class I/II-fold pyridoxal phosphate-dependent enzyme, which gives rise to MNSLAEQLNEGVKAGNPHVYDMLSTLGKEIYFPKEGILSQSAEASGHAKKYNATIGIATEGGIPMHLDAIQSKLSAFQPKDLYPYAPPAGKPELRTAWLAKMREENPSLREKSLSNPIVTNALTHGLSVVADLFVNEGDAVIYPDKNWENYELTFGIRRHAQIINYPLFTEEMTFNSQGLRDALLAQKDKGKAVVILNFPNNPTGYTPGLKEGNEIVAAIKEAAEAGINVVAVTDDAYFGLFFEDSLKESLFGKLADLHPRVLAVKVDGATKEEFVWGFRVGFITYASDSKEVLHALEQKTLGIIRATISSGAHPSQTFVLDVLKSPDFHTQKEEKFQIMKGRANKVKSLLDSGKYNGVWEYYPFNSGYFMCLKLKTVSAEELRTHILHQYGVGTIALGEHDLRIAFSCIEEDYLEDLFDLVYQGIMDLQNK
- a CDS encoding pyridoxamine 5'-phosphate oxidase family protein, with product MRRKEFSINEEREIEQFLSGMSFGFLGTVGEDGYPRVTPLNYVYDQGVFYFHGSRVGEKMEHLKANPRVSFSVADEFAVIPSYFTDPHLACPATTYFKSVTASGRAVIVQDLAEKAGVFTLLMKKLQPEGGYDPIDIANPTYAARLRNVAVVKIIPDRMSAKFKFGQNLTDDNREQVLCGLEKRGSERDPETARLIREKCPGANSKE
- a CDS encoding PLP-dependent aminotransferase family protein, which encodes MELTLHMKAYLDKYRFKYLALYHALREAIQDGRLPGGMKLPSTRELAELYGLSRGAVAQSYDMLMAEGYVRAETGRGTFVADAGYSPRDVVKIKDTPVKLSRWGERLLLLPEGPAEMAELADISFINRPLDMSRFPYEEWRSALSYAGGRKGACLQHKAPPEGDRQLREAIASHLRVTRGIMARPEHVVLFSGSMQGIVLLFQLLMNEGEAAVVENPGFHGIRMAVAAYGGTIIPAAVDGQGVKPQDWDAGILFVTPSRQYPTGAVLSLERRRQLLDWAQRHDAVIIEDDYDSEFRFGGRPIEPLKALDARERVIYIGSFSQTMFASLRLGYAVLPEGLTAAVVRAKSLYDPMSPGLLEQRALARFMTKGSYMRHLRRLTRLYGARHRHLCARMQEFACDLFELMPSDAGLHVYASWRKSPAEYEAFAEAAKRRGVYFRNAGVYWLDEGPPAACFSFAHLTEEQIDRGVAGLASAWQDVQNFF